The Chitinophagaceae bacterium genome window below encodes:
- a CDS encoding DoxX family protein yields MTTQTFSTAQRYGLVVLRILIGWHFLYEGIIKLYNPLWTAKGYLLSATILKPFFRWLADASIISVIDTLNIVGLIAVGISLIIGFKVRWGCIAGMLLLLFYYLAHPPFPGLPPGIAEGSYWIVNKNLIEMATLFIIYQFSAAPMFGIETLFKKKNKTSGQ; encoded by the coding sequence ATGACAACACAAACATTTTCAACAGCACAACGCTACGGCCTGGTAGTGCTACGCATTTTAATAGGCTGGCATTTTTTATACGAAGGAATCATAAAATTGTATAACCCTTTGTGGACGGCAAAAGGCTATCTCCTGAGTGCAACAATACTAAAACCTTTTTTTCGATGGCTTGCTGATGCTTCAATCATTTCTGTTATTGATACATTAAATATCGTTGGTTTAATTGCAGTAGGTATAAGCCTGATCATTGGGTTTAAAGTGCGTTGGGGTTGTATTGCGGGGATGTTATTATTGTTGTTTTACTACCTTGCCCATCCTCCTTTTCCGGGTTTGCCACCAGGTATTGCGGAAGGTTCTTACTGGATCGTAAACAAGAACCTCATTGAAATGGCAACGCTTTTTATCATTTATCAATTCTCTGCTGCACCAATGTTTGGAATTGAAACTTTGTTTAAAAAGAAAAATAAAACATCT
- a CDS encoding FAD:protein FMN transferase, whose product MKFIFLSFGTFLFLISCKPGIKDTIKISGVAQGTAYHITYHAKQNTNYRRAVDSILRRIDLSLSTYVPASIISRINNGDTSVITDDYFTDVFNKAVEVSEKTNGVFDITVAPLINAYGFGFTKKQKVDSILVDSILHFIGYKKVKLEGKKLVKEMPQVMLDFNAIAQGYTVDVLASFLESKGISNYMIELGGETKANGKKADGTFWTVGIEQPNEIMSDGSVLQAIVKLKNKALATSGNYKKYYIENGKKYTHIINPFTGYPAKNNLLSASVFAGSCMTADAYATSFMVMGLEKAKQFLAEHEELNLDVFFIYDEDGSWKTFTSEKLKENVEVIK is encoded by the coding sequence ATGAAATTTATATTCTTATCCTTTGGTACATTTCTATTCCTTATCAGTTGTAAACCTGGTATAAAAGATACCATTAAAATATCCGGAGTTGCACAGGGAACTGCTTATCATATCACTTATCACGCAAAACAAAATACTAATTATAGACGGGCAGTTGATTCTATTCTCAGGAGAATTGATTTATCCCTGTCAACTTATGTTCCTGCATCCATTATTTCGAGAATTAATAATGGCGATACATCGGTTATAACAGATGATTATTTTACAGACGTGTTTAATAAAGCGGTAGAAGTTTCAGAAAAAACCAACGGTGTTTTTGATATCACCGTTGCCCCGCTCATCAATGCGTACGGGTTCGGTTTTACCAAAAAACAAAAAGTTGACAGCATACTTGTTGACAGTATTCTGCATTTCATCGGATATAAAAAAGTAAAGCTCGAAGGAAAAAAACTGGTAAAGGAAATGCCGCAGGTAATGCTTGATTTTAATGCAATCGCTCAGGGATATACGGTTGATGTTTTAGCGTCTTTTCTTGAAAGTAAGGGCATCAGCAACTACATGATCGAATTGGGCGGAGAAACAAAGGCAAATGGAAAAAAAGCGGACGGCACATTTTGGACAGTTGGCATTGAACAGCCAAATGAAATTATGAGCGACGGATCAGTTTTACAGGCAATTGTTAAGTTAAAAAACAAGGCATTAGCCACTTCAGGAAATTATAAAAAATACTATATCGAAAACGGGAAAAAATATACGCATATCATTAACCCGTTTACCGGATACCCTGCTAAAAATAATTTACTGAGTGCCAGTGTATTTGCCGGCAGTTGTATGACCGCTGATGCATACGCTACATCGTTTATGGTAATGGGATTAGAAAAAGCAAAACAGTTTTTAGCAGAACATGAAGAATTAAACCTTGATGTTTTTTTTATTTATGATGAAGATGGCTCCTGGAAAACTTTCACTTCCGAAAAGTTGAAAGAGAATGTAGAAGTAATAAAGTAA
- a CDS encoding Gfo/Idh/MocA family oxidoreductase yields MSSLSRRDVLKALGISIGGTVLPLSSWATNELGEKIILPDFSNSLQLDKAVTTITCGAGNRGNVYGGFSLEYPDQLDIVGVAEPIAIRNERYAKKHNIKDENRFVTWEDVFKRPKFADAIIITTPDNLHYGPCMKALEMGYNVLLEKPISPSEKECRDILAMTKKTGKIVAVCHVLRYAPYFVELRKIIQSGVLGKVVSVQHLEPIEHIHMSHSYVRGNWHNSKETTPIILAKSCHDLDILRWMLDKQSKSIHAMGDLSWFNHSNAPEGSTARCSDGCKVEASCPYSALKIYYRERGRNYVFDLPEEKDKQAAYVLEQLKTTNYGRCVYKMDNDQPDHYITNIQFDGGVTASFSMEAFTSYEGRRTRVMGSLGDVVGDMTSFVHTDFQTGKKTEWKTATDGHGGGDWRLAANFVEAVAKNDASLLTSTIDASIESHLMGFAAEQSRKKGKVMNIHL; encoded by the coding sequence ATGTCTTCTTTATCACGCCGGGATGTATTAAAAGCATTGGGAATTTCCATTGGTGGAACTGTATTGCCGCTCTCATCCTGGGCAACCAATGAACTGGGTGAAAAAATTATTCTTCCCGATTTTAGTAACAGTTTACAACTTGACAAAGCTGTTACCACTATCACCTGTGGTGCAGGAAACCGTGGTAATGTGTATGGAGGTTTTTCACTGGAATACCCTGATCAGCTGGATATTGTTGGTGTGGCTGAACCCATTGCCATCCGCAATGAACGTTATGCAAAAAAACATAACATCAAAGATGAAAACCGTTTTGTTACCTGGGAAGATGTATTCAAACGTCCAAAGTTTGCCGATGCTATTATTATCACCACTCCTGATAATCTGCACTACGGTCCCTGTATGAAAGCACTGGAAATGGGTTACAATGTGCTGCTTGAAAAACCCATCTCCCCCAGCGAAAAAGAATGCCGTGATATTTTAGCCATGACAAAGAAAACAGGAAAGATCGTTGCTGTCTGTCATGTACTTCGTTATGCTCCTTATTTTGTTGAGCTGCGTAAGATTATACAAAGTGGTGTTTTAGGAAAAGTGGTAAGTGTACAGCACCTGGAACCAATTGAACATATTCACATGAGTCATTCTTATGTGCGTGGCAACTGGCATAACAGTAAGGAAACAACACCAATCATACTTGCAAAGAGTTGTCATGACCTGGATATTCTCCGCTGGATGCTCGACAAACAAAGTAAGAGCATTCATGCAATGGGCGATCTGAGCTGGTTCAATCATTCCAATGCACCCGAAGGAAGTACGGCACGTTGCAGTGACGGATGTAAAGTGGAAGCAAGCTGTCCTTATTCTGCTTTAAAAATTTATTACCGTGAACGTGGACGCAATTATGTGTTTGATTTACCGGAAGAGAAAGACAAGCAGGCTGCTTATGTGCTGGAACAGTTGAAAACAACCAACTACGGCAGGTGTGTATATAAAATGGATAATGATCAACCTGATCATTATATCACCAATATTCAGTTTGACGGTGGAGTTACAGCCAGTTTCAGTATGGAAGCCTTTACTTCTTATGAAGGAAGAAGAACAAGAGTGATGGGAAGCTTAGGTGATGTGGTTGGTGACATGACCAGCTTTGTGCATACCGATTTTCAAACTGGCAAAAAAACAGAATGGAAAACAGCAACAGATGGGCATGGTGGCGGCGACTGGCGTTTAGCTGCAAACTTCGTAGAGGCTGTTGCAAAGAATGATGCCTCTCTTTTAACATCCACCATTGATGCTTCTATTGAAAGTCATTTAATGGGATTTGCTGCGGAACAAAGCAGGAAAAAAGGCAAAGTGATGAATATTCATTTATAA
- a CDS encoding PmoA family protein, which translates to MIRLLLIFFCCFVFAYTNISAQGFVTIKTPEGVEISENGKKVLFFQQKPKSLNGEYNRAGYIHPLYSLNENTLTQDFPDDHPYHRGIFWAWHQLVLNNKKIADGWISENISWRPLTLTIKKKKKYVTLHSQMLWECVLENNKPVAVIKEAANITVYKSTHRYRVLDFDIMLLPLVDSLKIGGSEDAKGYGGFCLRLKLPKDVSFISDNKEVIPQETAVTAGEWMNFSGSFESETSTKTGIVVFCSPSNPGIQQRWILRKEASMQNVPYPGNTPVVIPSEGLRLKYRIIIHNGEVGNDEIEKLYQKYFQGS; encoded by the coding sequence ATGATCAGGCTCCTGCTGATTTTTTTCTGCTGTTTTGTTTTTGCATATACAAACATATCTGCACAAGGGTTTGTAACAATCAAAACACCTGAAGGCGTTGAAATATCAGAGAATGGTAAAAAAGTGTTGTTCTTTCAGCAAAAGCCAAAATCGTTAAATGGAGAATACAACAGGGCAGGCTATATACATCCTCTTTACAGTTTGAATGAAAATACTCTCACTCAAGATTTTCCAGATGATCATCCCTATCACAGGGGAATCTTTTGGGCCTGGCATCAACTGGTATTGAATAATAAAAAAATTGCTGATGGATGGATTTCTGAAAATATTTCCTGGAGACCGTTAACCCTTACAATAAAAAAGAAAAAAAAGTATGTAACGCTTCATTCACAAATGTTATGGGAATGTGTATTGGAGAATAATAAACCTGTTGCAGTCATAAAAGAAGCTGCAAACATCACAGTATATAAATCAACCCACCGGTACAGGGTATTGGATTTTGACATTATGCTGTTACCATTGGTTGACAGTTTGAAAATTGGCGGATCAGAAGACGCTAAAGGCTATGGAGGATTTTGTTTGCGATTAAAACTTCCTAAAGATGTTTCATTTATTTCTGACAATAAAGAGGTGATACCACAGGAAACTGCTGTTACAGCCGGTGAATGGATGAACTTCAGCGGATCTTTTGAAAGCGAAACCTCCACAAAAACAGGTATTGTTGTTTTTTGCAGTCCTTCTAATCCCGGTATTCAGCAGCGTTGGATTTTACGAAAGGAGGCAAGTATGCAGAACGTTCCATATCCTGGAAACACACCTGTGGTAATTCCATCTGAGGGTTTGAGACTGAAATATCGTATCATCATTCATAACGGTGAGGTGGGTAATGATGAAATTGAAAAATTATATCAGAAATATTTTCAAGGATCGTAA